One genomic region from Argentina anserina chromosome 2, drPotAnse1.1, whole genome shotgun sequence encodes:
- the LOC126782583 gene encoding probable xyloglucan glycosyltransferase 5 isoform X3: MENGKLGKGRLLFTVIRVFLVTSIAILGFEVVAYFKGWHYFRNPSLHIPRTSDVQGLLHLVYVAWLRFRADYIAPPIQALSTFCVVLFMIQSADRLILSLGCLWIKYKKIKPTIDANAMKSDDLEKTEYEYPMVLVQIPMCNEKEVYEQSISAVCQIDWPKDRILIQVLDDSDDESIQWLIKSEVADWNQRGVNILYRHREIRTGYKAGNLKSAMSCDYVKDYEFVAIFDADFQPNPDFLKKTVPHFKENPRVGLVQARWAFVNKDENLLTRLQNINLCFHFEVEQQVNGVFLNFFGFNGTAGVWRIKALEESGGWLERTTVEDMDIAVRAHLNGWKFIYLNDVQVLCEVPESYEAYRKQQHRWHSGPMQLFRLCLPAVITSKISAWKKANLILLFFLLRKLILPFYSFTLFCIILPLTMFVPEAELPSWVICYVPVFMSLLNILPAPKSFPFIVPYLLFENTMSVTKFNAMVSGLFQLGSSYEWTVTKKAGRSSESDLLAAAERETKMINQLPVHRGASDSELSELNKLMERKEVVVPLPVKKANKIYRKELALAFLLLTASVRSLLAAQGVHFYFLLFQGVTFLLVGLDLIGEQIS; encoded by the exons ATGGAGAATGGGAAATTGGGAAAGGGGAGGTTGTTGTTTACAGTCATAAGAGTCTTCTTAGTGACATCCATTGCAATTTTGGGTTTTGAGGTAGTTGCTTATTTCAAAGGGTGGCATTACTTTAGGAATCCGAGTTTGCATATCCCTCGGACTTCTGATGTACAGGGCTTGCTCCACCTGGTTTATGTTGCCTGGTTAAGGTTTCGAGCCGATTACATTGCACCTCCTATTCAGGCACTCTCTACATTTTGTGTTGTTCTTTTCATGATCCAATCTGCAGACCGGCTGATACTTTCGTTGGGATGCTTGTGGATTAAGTACAAGAAAATTAAGCCCACCATTGATGCAAATGCTATGAAGTCAGATGATCTTGAGAAGACAGAGTATGAGTACCCCATGGTTCTTGTTCAAATTCCGatgtgtaatgagaaagag GTATATGAGCAGTCTATCTCTGCAGTTTGCCAGATTGATTGGCCAAAGGACCGTATACTAATTCAAGTTCTTGAtgattctgatgatgagaGCATCCAGTGGTTGATAAAGTCAGAAGTTGCTGACTGGAACCAAAGGGGTGTCAACATACTATATAGGCATCGTGAGATTAGAACTGGTTATAAAGCAGGAAACCTCAAGTCTGCAATGAGCTGTGATTATGTAAAGGACTACGAATTTGTGGCAATCTTTGATGCAGATTTCCAACCTAATCCAGACTTCCTCAAGAAAACAGTGCCACATTTTAAG GAAAATCCCCGAGTTGGTTTGGTTCAGGCTAGATGGGCCTTTGTGAACAAGGATGAGAACTTGTTGACACGTCTCCAAAACATTAATTTGTGTTTCCACTTTGAGGTGGAACAGCAGGTTAATGGCGTGTTCCTTAATTTTTTTGGTTTCAATGGAACTGCTGGAGTTTGGAGAATAAAAGCCCTCGAGGAATCTGGAGGATGGCTGGAAAGGACTACCGTTGAGGATATGGACATAGCTGTCCGGGCTCATCTCAACGGTTGGAAATTTATCTACCTCAATGATGTTCAG GTATTATGCGAAGTGCCAGAGTCCTATGAGGCTTACAGGAAGCAGCAACATCGCTGGCATTCCGGTCCTATGCAGCTATTTAGATTGTGCCTTCCGGCAGTTATTACTTCTAAG ATATCAGCATGGAAGAAAGCAAACTTGATACTACTTTTCTTTCTATTGAGGAAACTCATCCTTCCGTTCTATTCGTTCACCTTGTTCTGCATAATCCTTCCATTAACCATGTTTGTCCCTGAGGCGGAGCTTCCTTCATGGGTCATTTGCTATGTGCCTGTTTTCATGTCATTACTCAATATTCTTCCAGCCCCTAAATCCTTCCCATTTATTGTTCCTTACCTCCTTTTCGAGAACACCATGTCTGTAACCAAATTCAATGCGATGGTCTCTGGATTATTCCAACTGGGTAGCTCCTATGAGTGGACTGTCACCAAAAAGGCTGGCAGGTCATCAGAATCCGACTTACTGGCTGCTGCAGAAAGGGAAACAAAGATGATAAACCAATTACCAGTCCACAGAGGAGCTTCGGATAGTGAGCTTTCTGAGTTGAACAAACTTATGGAACGTAAAGAAGTAGTAGTCCCTTTGCCTGTTAAAAAAGCCAACAAGATATACAGGAAAGAACTTGCTCTAGCTTTCCTCCTGCTCACAGCTTCAGTCAGGAGTCTTTTAGCTGCTCAAGGAGTACACTTTTACTTCCTACTCTTCCAAGGAGTGACCTTCCTCCTGGTTGGTCTTGATCTCATTGGAGAGCAAATTAGCTGA
- the LOC126782583 gene encoding probable xyloglucan glycosyltransferase 5 isoform X1 codes for MAPRLDFSKMWAKNAKKGGGTPVVVKMENPNFSVVEIDGPDSAFRPVEKSRGKNAKQTSWVLLLKAQRFVSLIASLATLLWSLLSIINKRLIFRQGVAMENGKLGKGRLLFTVIRVFLVTSIAILGFEVVAYFKGWHYFRNPSLHIPRTSDVQGLLHLVYVAWLRFRADYIAPPIQALSTFCVVLFMIQSADRLILSLGCLWIKYKKIKPTIDANAMKSDDLEKTEYEYPMVLVQIPMCNEKEVYEQSISAVCQIDWPKDRILIQVLDDSDDESIQWLIKSEVADWNQRGVNILYRHREIRTGYKAGNLKSAMSCDYVKDYEFVAIFDADFQPNPDFLKKTVPHFKENPRVGLVQARWAFVNKDENLLTRLQNINLCFHFEVEQQVNGVFLNFFGFNGTAGVWRIKALEESGGWLERTTVEDMDIAVRAHLNGWKFIYLNDVQVLCEVPESYEAYRKQQHRWHSGPMQLFRLCLPAVITSKVPRHSHSNFTVANFCKMCHNFSKIFIMQISAWKKANLILLFFLLRKLILPFYSFTLFCIILPLTMFVPEAELPSWVICYVPVFMSLLNILPAPKSFPFIVPYLLFENTMSVTKFNAMVSGLFQLGSSYEWTVTKKAGRSSESDLLAAAERETKMINQLPVHRGASDSELSELNKLMERKEVVVPLPVKKANKIYRKELALAFLLLTASVRSLLAAQGVHFYFLLFQGVTFLLVGLDLIGEQIS; via the exons ATGGCTCCAAGGTTGGATTTTTCCAAAATGTGGGCAAAGAATGCTAAGAAGGGAGGAGGAACGCCAGTGGTTGTGAAAATGGAGAACCCCAATTTCTCAGTTGTGGAGATTGATGGTCCAGACTCTGCATTCAGGCCTGTTGAGAAAAGCAGGGGTAAGAATGCTAAGCAGACCTCATGGGTTTTGCTTCTCAAGGCTCAACGTTTTGTGAGTCTCATCGCTTCACTTGCTACACTACTCTGGTCATTGCTTAGTATCATTAACAAGAGGCTAATCTTTAGGCAAGGTGTAGCAATGGAGAATGGGAAATTGGGAAAGGGGAGGTTGTTGTTTACAGTCATAAGAGTCTTCTTAGTGACATCCATTGCAATTTTGGGTTTTGAGGTAGTTGCTTATTTCAAAGGGTGGCATTACTTTAGGAATCCGAGTTTGCATATCCCTCGGACTTCTGATGTACAGGGCTTGCTCCACCTGGTTTATGTTGCCTGGTTAAGGTTTCGAGCCGATTACATTGCACCTCCTATTCAGGCACTCTCTACATTTTGTGTTGTTCTTTTCATGATCCAATCTGCAGACCGGCTGATACTTTCGTTGGGATGCTTGTGGATTAAGTACAAGAAAATTAAGCCCACCATTGATGCAAATGCTATGAAGTCAGATGATCTTGAGAAGACAGAGTATGAGTACCCCATGGTTCTTGTTCAAATTCCGatgtgtaatgagaaagag GTATATGAGCAGTCTATCTCTGCAGTTTGCCAGATTGATTGGCCAAAGGACCGTATACTAATTCAAGTTCTTGAtgattctgatgatgagaGCATCCAGTGGTTGATAAAGTCAGAAGTTGCTGACTGGAACCAAAGGGGTGTCAACATACTATATAGGCATCGTGAGATTAGAACTGGTTATAAAGCAGGAAACCTCAAGTCTGCAATGAGCTGTGATTATGTAAAGGACTACGAATTTGTGGCAATCTTTGATGCAGATTTCCAACCTAATCCAGACTTCCTCAAGAAAACAGTGCCACATTTTAAG GAAAATCCCCGAGTTGGTTTGGTTCAGGCTAGATGGGCCTTTGTGAACAAGGATGAGAACTTGTTGACACGTCTCCAAAACATTAATTTGTGTTTCCACTTTGAGGTGGAACAGCAGGTTAATGGCGTGTTCCTTAATTTTTTTGGTTTCAATGGAACTGCTGGAGTTTGGAGAATAAAAGCCCTCGAGGAATCTGGAGGATGGCTGGAAAGGACTACCGTTGAGGATATGGACATAGCTGTCCGGGCTCATCTCAACGGTTGGAAATTTATCTACCTCAATGATGTTCAG GTATTATGCGAAGTGCCAGAGTCCTATGAGGCTTACAGGAAGCAGCAACATCGCTGGCATTCCGGTCCTATGCAGCTATTTAGATTGTGCCTTCCGGCAGTTATTACTTCTAAGGTACCTAGACATTCACATTCGAACTTTACAGTTGCTAACTTTTGTAAGATGTGCCataatttttctaaaatatTTATAATGCAGATATCAGCATGGAAGAAAGCAAACTTGATACTACTTTTCTTTCTATTGAGGAAACTCATCCTTCCGTTCTATTCGTTCACCTTGTTCTGCATAATCCTTCCATTAACCATGTTTGTCCCTGAGGCGGAGCTTCCTTCATGGGTCATTTGCTATGTGCCTGTTTTCATGTCATTACTCAATATTCTTCCAGCCCCTAAATCCTTCCCATTTATTGTTCCTTACCTCCTTTTCGAGAACACCATGTCTGTAACCAAATTCAATGCGATGGTCTCTGGATTATTCCAACTGGGTAGCTCCTATGAGTGGACTGTCACCAAAAAGGCTGGCAGGTCATCAGAATCCGACTTACTGGCTGCTGCAGAAAGGGAAACAAAGATGATAAACCAATTACCAGTCCACAGAGGAGCTTCGGATAGTGAGCTTTCTGAGTTGAACAAACTTATGGAACGTAAAGAAGTAGTAGTCCCTTTGCCTGTTAAAAAAGCCAACAAGATATACAGGAAAGAACTTGCTCTAGCTTTCCTCCTGCTCACAGCTTCAGTCAGGAGTCTTTTAGCTGCTCAAGGAGTACACTTTTACTTCCTACTCTTCCAAGGAGTGACCTTCCTCCTGGTTGGTCTTGATCTCATTGGAGAGCAAATTAGCTGA
- the LOC126784319 gene encoding uncharacterized protein LOC126784319 → MPWFHLFLTVLEPFTALLSTDSLAPWIGNPTTTPLTANNSSVSHRSNNHNRRRSNSNTGTRPRPNSSTDHRSDPHSRLSSNSPTTPTYSNPTAAGPLPRTAAPPPADPELHKRIDKLVEYSAKNGPDFEAMIRDKQQDNPDYAFLFGGEGHAYYRYKLYASHLLRPMMNAPPPNPMMGPQSYFYDQQRHTQQPFGFYGRPDYDQAAAAKAKPYMGLSGPLPPEVAMELSNVLMTLNGTKELIKGAKFWFMQRSIFAPALAEAPRERECLEYRRICSFRDIIDAFRNEMVGGQSSNSFPGLPKDLPTASTDPAAGLPQWQPDRQGVVSSSHDQDHLDKHVAPGQGVPLAMPSQQFLPNSVPPAAFAGSLPIPSSVQPAIPQPLPHLLPGQAATSGEKLPPYPLFPPGLIPEMVRKMQIGSGVPYSPMSPLDIPTIIPPSTVPQSEVLERVSKFFKEIGEVNPSEGPMHGSDGRDDDDYESTIPVRKGGACIPPPPNLQVDPETGAYADGSVDRKSGSGRLGLGATANPNEVSQYDDVYSSYRKQRSTNYHSSMSARAAAR, encoded by the exons ATGCCCTG GTTCCACCTATTTTTAACTGTTTTGGAACCGTTTACGGCCCTACTCTCCACCGACTCTCTCGCACCATGGATCGGCAACCCCACGACTACGCCGCTTACGGCCAACAACAGCAGCGTCAGCCACCGCAGCAACAACCACAACCGCCGCCGCAGCAACAGCAATACGGGTACCCGCCCCAGGCCCAACAGTTCCACGGACCACCGTTCGGACCCCCACAGCCGCCTCTCCAGCAATTCCCCTACCACCCCCACCTACAGCAACCCTACCGCCGCAGGTCCTCTCCCACGCACCGCCGCACCACCTCCCGCCGACCCGGAGCTCCACAAACGGATCGACAAGCTGGTGGAGTACTCGGCGAAGAACGGCCCGGACTTCGAGGCCATGATTCGAGATAAGCAGCAGGACAATCCCGACTACGCCTTCCTCTTCGGCGGCGAAGGCCACGCCTACTACCGCTACAAGCTCTACGCCTCCCACCTGCTTCGTCCGATGATGAACGCGCCGCCGCCGAACCCGATGATGGGCCCGCAGTCGTACTTCTACGACCAGCAGCGGCATACTCAGCAGCCGTTCGGGTTTTATGGGAGGCCGGATTATGACCAGGCGGCGGCGGCGAAGGCGAAGCCGTATATGGGGCTTTCGGGGCCGCTGCCTCCGGAGGTGGCGATGGAGCTTAGCAATGTGCTTATGACATTGAATGGGACTAAAGAATTGATTAAAGGAGCAaagttttggtttatgcagAGGTCGATTTTCGCTCCGGCGCTGGCTGAGGCTCCTAGGGAGAGAGAGTGTTTGGAGTATAGACGAATTTGTAGTTTCCGA GATATAATTGACGCATTTAGGAATGAGATGGTTGGTGGGCAATCAAGTAATTCATTTCCAGGTCTTCCAAAAGACTTACCTACTGCATCAACAGATCCGGCAGCAG GGTTGCCACAATGGCAGCCTGATAGACAAGGTGTAGTTTCAAGTTCGCACGATCAAGATCATCTCGATAAACATGTAGCTCCTGGTCAGGGGGTGCCACTTGCCATGCCATCCCAGCAATTTCTTCCAAATTCAGTCCCTCCTGCTGCTTTTGCTGGGTCCCTGCCCATACCATCTTCTGTTCAACCAGCAATCCCCCAACCTCTGCCGCATTTATTGCCAGGTCAAGCTGCTACCAGTGGCGAGAAGTTGCCACCATATCCATTGTTTCCACCTGGTCTTATTCCTGAGATGGTCAGAAAGATGCAGATTGGTAGTGGGGTGCCATACTCCCCTATGAGTCCTCTGGACATTCCAACCATAATACCTCCATCCACTGTACCCCAATCCGAAGTTCTTGAGAGAGTGTCAAAGTTCTTCAAAGAGATTGGAGAAGTTAACCCTTCTGAAGGACCTATGCATGGTTCCGATGGTAGAGACGATGACGACTACGAAAGTACTATCCCAGTGCGCAAGGGAGGAGCTTGCATCCCTCCACCCCCAAATCTGCAGGTAGACCCAGAGACCGGGGCTTACGCAGATGGAAGTGTTGATCGAAAGAGCGGCTCTGGGAGACTAGGACTCGGGGCCACAGCTAATCCAAATGAGGTCAGCCAGTACGACGATGTCTATTCCTCTTACCGGAAACAGAGAAGCACCAACTACCACTCGTCCATGAGTGCAAGAGCTGCAGCAAGATAA
- the LOC126782583 gene encoding probable xyloglucan glycosyltransferase 5 isoform X4, with protein sequence MAPRLDFSKMWAKNAKKGGGTPVVVKMENPNFSVVEIDGPDSAFRPVEKSRDRLILSLGCLWIKYKKIKPTIDANAMKSDDLEKTEYEYPMVLVQIPMCNEKEVYEQSISAVCQIDWPKDRILIQVLDDSDDESIQWLIKSEVADWNQRGVNILYRHREIRTGYKAGNLKSAMSCDYVKDYEFVAIFDADFQPNPDFLKKTVPHFKENPRVGLVQARWAFVNKDENLLTRLQNINLCFHFEVEQQVNGVFLNFFGFNGTAGVWRIKALEESGGWLERTTVEDMDIAVRAHLNGWKFIYLNDVQVLCEVPESYEAYRKQQHRWHSGPMQLFRLCLPAVITSKISAWKKANLILLFFLLRKLILPFYSFTLFCIILPLTMFVPEAELPSWVICYVPVFMSLLNILPAPKSFPFIVPYLLFENTMSVTKFNAMVSGLFQLGSSYEWTVTKKAGRSSESDLLAAAERETKMINQLPVHRGASDSELSELNKLMERKEVVVPLPVKKANKIYRKELALAFLLLTASVRSLLAAQGVHFYFLLFQGVTFLLVGLDLIGEQIS encoded by the exons ATGGCTCCAAGGTTGGATTTTTCCAAAATGTGGGCAAAGAATGCTAAGAAGGGAGGAGGAACGCCAGTGGTTGTGAAAATGGAGAACCCCAATTTCTCAGTTGTGGAGATTGATGGTCCAGACTCTGCATTCAGGCCTGTTGAGAAAAGCAGGG ACCGGCTGATACTTTCGTTGGGATGCTTGTGGATTAAGTACAAGAAAATTAAGCCCACCATTGATGCAAATGCTATGAAGTCAGATGATCTTGAGAAGACAGAGTATGAGTACCCCATGGTTCTTGTTCAAATTCCGatgtgtaatgagaaagag GTATATGAGCAGTCTATCTCTGCAGTTTGCCAGATTGATTGGCCAAAGGACCGTATACTAATTCAAGTTCTTGAtgattctgatgatgagaGCATCCAGTGGTTGATAAAGTCAGAAGTTGCTGACTGGAACCAAAGGGGTGTCAACATACTATATAGGCATCGTGAGATTAGAACTGGTTATAAAGCAGGAAACCTCAAGTCTGCAATGAGCTGTGATTATGTAAAGGACTACGAATTTGTGGCAATCTTTGATGCAGATTTCCAACCTAATCCAGACTTCCTCAAGAAAACAGTGCCACATTTTAAG GAAAATCCCCGAGTTGGTTTGGTTCAGGCTAGATGGGCCTTTGTGAACAAGGATGAGAACTTGTTGACACGTCTCCAAAACATTAATTTGTGTTTCCACTTTGAGGTGGAACAGCAGGTTAATGGCGTGTTCCTTAATTTTTTTGGTTTCAATGGAACTGCTGGAGTTTGGAGAATAAAAGCCCTCGAGGAATCTGGAGGATGGCTGGAAAGGACTACCGTTGAGGATATGGACATAGCTGTCCGGGCTCATCTCAACGGTTGGAAATTTATCTACCTCAATGATGTTCAG GTATTATGCGAAGTGCCAGAGTCCTATGAGGCTTACAGGAAGCAGCAACATCGCTGGCATTCCGGTCCTATGCAGCTATTTAGATTGTGCCTTCCGGCAGTTATTACTTCTAAG ATATCAGCATGGAAGAAAGCAAACTTGATACTACTTTTCTTTCTATTGAGGAAACTCATCCTTCCGTTCTATTCGTTCACCTTGTTCTGCATAATCCTTCCATTAACCATGTTTGTCCCTGAGGCGGAGCTTCCTTCATGGGTCATTTGCTATGTGCCTGTTTTCATGTCATTACTCAATATTCTTCCAGCCCCTAAATCCTTCCCATTTATTGTTCCTTACCTCCTTTTCGAGAACACCATGTCTGTAACCAAATTCAATGCGATGGTCTCTGGATTATTCCAACTGGGTAGCTCCTATGAGTGGACTGTCACCAAAAAGGCTGGCAGGTCATCAGAATCCGACTTACTGGCTGCTGCAGAAAGGGAAACAAAGATGATAAACCAATTACCAGTCCACAGAGGAGCTTCGGATAGTGAGCTTTCTGAGTTGAACAAACTTATGGAACGTAAAGAAGTAGTAGTCCCTTTGCCTGTTAAAAAAGCCAACAAGATATACAGGAAAGAACTTGCTCTAGCTTTCCTCCTGCTCACAGCTTCAGTCAGGAGTCTTTTAGCTGCTCAAGGAGTACACTTTTACTTCCTACTCTTCCAAGGAGTGACCTTCCTCCTGGTTGGTCTTGATCTCATTGGAGAGCAAATTAGCTGA
- the LOC126782583 gene encoding probable xyloglucan glycosyltransferase 5 isoform X2, protein MAPRLDFSKMWAKNAKKGGGTPVVVKMENPNFSVVEIDGPDSAFRPVEKSRGKNAKQTSWVLLLKAQRFVSLIASLATLLWSLLSIINKRLIFRQGVAMENGKLGKGRLLFTVIRVFLVTSIAILGFEVVAYFKGWHYFRNPSLHIPRTSDVQGLLHLVYVAWLRFRADYIAPPIQALSTFCVVLFMIQSADRLILSLGCLWIKYKKIKPTIDANAMKSDDLEKTEYEYPMVLVQIPMCNEKEVYEQSISAVCQIDWPKDRILIQVLDDSDDESIQWLIKSEVADWNQRGVNILYRHREIRTGYKAGNLKSAMSCDYVKDYEFVAIFDADFQPNPDFLKKTVPHFKENPRVGLVQARWAFVNKDENLLTRLQNINLCFHFEVEQQVNGVFLNFFGFNGTAGVWRIKALEESGGWLERTTVEDMDIAVRAHLNGWKFIYLNDVQVLCEVPESYEAYRKQQHRWHSGPMQLFRLCLPAVITSKISAWKKANLILLFFLLRKLILPFYSFTLFCIILPLTMFVPEAELPSWVICYVPVFMSLLNILPAPKSFPFIVPYLLFENTMSVTKFNAMVSGLFQLGSSYEWTVTKKAGRSSESDLLAAAERETKMINQLPVHRGASDSELSELNKLMERKEVVVPLPVKKANKIYRKELALAFLLLTASVRSLLAAQGVHFYFLLFQGVTFLLVGLDLIGEQIS, encoded by the exons ATGGCTCCAAGGTTGGATTTTTCCAAAATGTGGGCAAAGAATGCTAAGAAGGGAGGAGGAACGCCAGTGGTTGTGAAAATGGAGAACCCCAATTTCTCAGTTGTGGAGATTGATGGTCCAGACTCTGCATTCAGGCCTGTTGAGAAAAGCAGGGGTAAGAATGCTAAGCAGACCTCATGGGTTTTGCTTCTCAAGGCTCAACGTTTTGTGAGTCTCATCGCTTCACTTGCTACACTACTCTGGTCATTGCTTAGTATCATTAACAAGAGGCTAATCTTTAGGCAAGGTGTAGCAATGGAGAATGGGAAATTGGGAAAGGGGAGGTTGTTGTTTACAGTCATAAGAGTCTTCTTAGTGACATCCATTGCAATTTTGGGTTTTGAGGTAGTTGCTTATTTCAAAGGGTGGCATTACTTTAGGAATCCGAGTTTGCATATCCCTCGGACTTCTGATGTACAGGGCTTGCTCCACCTGGTTTATGTTGCCTGGTTAAGGTTTCGAGCCGATTACATTGCACCTCCTATTCAGGCACTCTCTACATTTTGTGTTGTTCTTTTCATGATCCAATCTGCAGACCGGCTGATACTTTCGTTGGGATGCTTGTGGATTAAGTACAAGAAAATTAAGCCCACCATTGATGCAAATGCTATGAAGTCAGATGATCTTGAGAAGACAGAGTATGAGTACCCCATGGTTCTTGTTCAAATTCCGatgtgtaatgagaaagag GTATATGAGCAGTCTATCTCTGCAGTTTGCCAGATTGATTGGCCAAAGGACCGTATACTAATTCAAGTTCTTGAtgattctgatgatgagaGCATCCAGTGGTTGATAAAGTCAGAAGTTGCTGACTGGAACCAAAGGGGTGTCAACATACTATATAGGCATCGTGAGATTAGAACTGGTTATAAAGCAGGAAACCTCAAGTCTGCAATGAGCTGTGATTATGTAAAGGACTACGAATTTGTGGCAATCTTTGATGCAGATTTCCAACCTAATCCAGACTTCCTCAAGAAAACAGTGCCACATTTTAAG GAAAATCCCCGAGTTGGTTTGGTTCAGGCTAGATGGGCCTTTGTGAACAAGGATGAGAACTTGTTGACACGTCTCCAAAACATTAATTTGTGTTTCCACTTTGAGGTGGAACAGCAGGTTAATGGCGTGTTCCTTAATTTTTTTGGTTTCAATGGAACTGCTGGAGTTTGGAGAATAAAAGCCCTCGAGGAATCTGGAGGATGGCTGGAAAGGACTACCGTTGAGGATATGGACATAGCTGTCCGGGCTCATCTCAACGGTTGGAAATTTATCTACCTCAATGATGTTCAG GTATTATGCGAAGTGCCAGAGTCCTATGAGGCTTACAGGAAGCAGCAACATCGCTGGCATTCCGGTCCTATGCAGCTATTTAGATTGTGCCTTCCGGCAGTTATTACTTCTAAG ATATCAGCATGGAAGAAAGCAAACTTGATACTACTTTTCTTTCTATTGAGGAAACTCATCCTTCCGTTCTATTCGTTCACCTTGTTCTGCATAATCCTTCCATTAACCATGTTTGTCCCTGAGGCGGAGCTTCCTTCATGGGTCATTTGCTATGTGCCTGTTTTCATGTCATTACTCAATATTCTTCCAGCCCCTAAATCCTTCCCATTTATTGTTCCTTACCTCCTTTTCGAGAACACCATGTCTGTAACCAAATTCAATGCGATGGTCTCTGGATTATTCCAACTGGGTAGCTCCTATGAGTGGACTGTCACCAAAAAGGCTGGCAGGTCATCAGAATCCGACTTACTGGCTGCTGCAGAAAGGGAAACAAAGATGATAAACCAATTACCAGTCCACAGAGGAGCTTCGGATAGTGAGCTTTCTGAGTTGAACAAACTTATGGAACGTAAAGAAGTAGTAGTCCCTTTGCCTGTTAAAAAAGCCAACAAGATATACAGGAAAGAACTTGCTCTAGCTTTCCTCCTGCTCACAGCTTCAGTCAGGAGTCTTTTAGCTGCTCAAGGAGTACACTTTTACTTCCTACTCTTCCAAGGAGTGACCTTCCTCCTGGTTGGTCTTGATCTCATTGGAGAGCAAATTAGCTGA
- the LOC126782584 gene encoding UDP-galactose/UDP-glucose transporter 7: MEKFTDADASSSSLSLFAALSYGAASMAMVFINKAVLMEYSHSMTLLTMQQLATALLIHFGRRMGYTRSRGLEMSTAKKLLPVSLFYNANVAFALASLKGVNIPMYIAIKRLTPLAVLIAGFFSGKGKPSTQVILSVILTAGGVVIAALGDFSFDLFGYSLALTSVFFQTMYLVLVEKSGAEDGLSSVEIMFYNSFLSLPFLLFLILATGEFPNSFSLLLAKSNSIHFLVILILSFVMGIALNFTMFLCTIVNSALTTTIVGVLKGVGSTTLGFVLLGGVRVHGLNVIGLVINTAGGVWYSYAKYQQKMSKAPKRVSDVETYHK; the protein is encoded by the exons ATGGAGAAATTCACTGATGCAGATGCTTCTAGTTCATCTCTGAg TTTATTTGCTGCATTGTCATATGGGGCTGCTTCCATGGCTATGGTGTTTATCAATAAAGCTGTTCTTATGGAGTACTCACATTCAATGACACTTCTCACTATGCAG CAATTGGCCACTGCTTTGCTTATACATTTTGGTCGGAGAATGGGATACACTAGATCAAGAGGACTAGAAATGAGCACTGCCAAGAAGCTTCTCCCCGTGTCGCTTTTCTACAATGCTAATGTTGCATTTGCTTTGGCCAGTTTGAAGGGAGTCAATATTCCCATGTACATTGCAATCAAAAGACTCACACCTCTTGCTGTGCTTATCGCTGGGTTCTTCTCAGGAAAGGGGAAACCCTCAACACag GTGATCCTTTCAGTGATATTGACTGCAGGAGGGGTTGTCATAGCAGCACTTGGAGACTTTTCATTTGATCTATTTGGATATAGCTTGGCCCTcacttcagttttttttcag ACCATGTACCTTGTGCTGGTGGAGAAGTCCGGTGCAGAGGATGGGTTATCATCAGTTGAGATCATGTTTTATAACAGCTTTCTGTCTCTTCCATTTTTACTATTTCTCATTCTAGCTACCGGAGAATTTCCAAATTCCTTCTCATTACTACTTGCAAAG AGCAATTCCATACATTTTTTGGTGATCCTTATACTTTCATTTGTTATGGGCATTGCGCTCAACTTCACCATGTTCTTGTGTACCATAGTCAATTCTGCTCTGACAACGACCATAGTTGGAGTCCTAAAAGGGGTTGGGTCCACG ACCCTTGGTTTTGTCTTGCTGGGTGGTGTAAGAGTACATGGTTTAAATGTTATTGGACTAGTTATCAACACAGCTGGTGGAGTTTGGTATTCATATGCCAAGTATCAGCAAAAGATGAGCAAGGCCCCAAAACGGGTATCAGATGTGGAGACTTACCATAAATGA